One window of the Babesia bovis T2Bo chromosome 2, whole genome shotgun sequence genome contains the following:
- a CDS encoding DEAD/DEAH box helicase family protein has product MANDQDQEDVELTSERFDELDLDHRAKRVLKDKGYTYLTHVQSKVLPLALSGKNLIIQSPTGSGKTLCFLLPAVKLLYDEGYYGELPSDASLLGCICLASTRELATQSAIQMDDLCKPLGIRAGCCIGGIRDKFDKGNARKLQILTGTPGRVLALLSNQSISDTGNVKLLVLDEADRLLDSGFRNDILDIMGYMPPSTQILLFSATIKSSLKNLCDSLLQGKEYEFVCLGSDAALLSADKLRQEYILVPMSLKLPALFHLLSKNQNKRFIVFLATCKHVRLVFEVFKRLIPAVPMTEWHGKQSQLKRNEQFTRFAAKQNNGCIFTTDVGSRGVDFPAVDYVVQLDIPDSVNTYTHRVGRTGRLTVEGTRSFGIAFSIISENEASFVEQLKTSGVKLHNLTKLLLPFLQRKENYVLQKLQALMAKEAWIKEIAQRAVISYMRYLSTRKSVTLSGAELVESVQQMALASGLPSAPQITVNDNTSEKPSKLSKLKEKIKAKKQLSNETKVDIASESDVSSTVVDSDESSDESDADTDNILTRVGTDAVDDDLKHYIEQKATEDNEDVKLKANLASTRKKFRLNRHGVAKLRGVETIKQTEQKHVVFEADSDEEVEDERYQDEVPTLVDISTEKKAYMERLNAQLKETAAHDQEWEARRRAIKRAKKLNKPLPI; this is encoded by the coding sequence ATGGCTAACGACCAGGACCAAGAGGACGTCGAACTGACGTCCGAACGTTTCGATGAGCTTGATTTAGATCATAGAGCCAAACGCGTGTTGAAGGATAAGGGTTACACATACCTTACACATGTACAGAGTAAAGTGTTGCCGCTGGCACTCAGTGGCAAGAATCTTATCATACAGTCGCCAACGGGTTCGGGGAAAACTCTGTGTTTCCTTCTACCAGCAGTAAAGTTGCTTTACGATGAAGGTTACTATGGAGAGTTGCCGTCTGATGCATCACTACTGGGATGCATATGCCTAGCATCTACCAGGGAGCTTGCAACGCAAAGTGCCATACAGATGGATGACCTTTGTAAACCATTGGGTATAAGAGCAGGGTGCTGTATCGGCGGTATACGCGACAAGTTTGATAAAGGTAATGCACGCAAGCTGCAAATATTAACTGGTACACCGGGCCGTGTACTGGCGTTGCTCTCGAATCAATCGATTAGTGATACTGGTAATGTTAAGTTATTGGTACTTGATGAAGCTGATCGGCTGCTGGATAGTGGTTTCAGAAACGACATACTGGATATAATGGGATATATGCCACCCAGTACACAAATATTACTATTCTCGGCTACAATTAAGTCGTCTCTAAAAAACTTGTGTGATAGTTTGCTTCAAGGGAAAGAATATGAGTTCGTCTGCCTAGGTTCAGATGCAGCTTTACTATCAGCCGACAAGCTACGacaggaatatatattggttcCGATGAGTCTCAAACTGCCTGCACTTTTCCATCTACTGAGCAAGAATCAAAACAAACGCTTTATAGTATTCCTAGCAACGTGTAAGCACGTTAGACTGGTTTTCGAGGTATTCAAAAGACTGATCCCTGCAGTGCCAATGACGGAGTGGCATGGTAAACAAAGTCAACTTAAACGAAATGAACAGTTCACTCGATTTGCAGCAAAGCAAAATAATGGATGTATTTTTACTACTGATGTAGGATCACGTGGAGTTGACTTCCCAGCAGTGGATTACGTAGTACAGCTGGATATACCAGACTCTGTCAACACATATACGCATCGCGTGGGCCGTACCGGTAGGTTGACCGTGGAAGGAACGCGCAGCTTTGGTATCGCATTCTCTATAATTAGTGAAAATGAAGCATCATTCGTGGAACAACTCAAAACATCTGGAGTGAAGTTGCACAACCTAACGAAATTGCTATTGCCGTTCCTACAACGCAAGGAAAACTATGTCCTACAAAAACTACAGGCCTTAATGGCAAAGGAAGCCTGGATTAAGGAAATCGCACAACGCGCtgttatatcatatatgcGCTATCTATCCACGCGTAAATCTGTTACACTCTCCGGTGCTGAACTCGTTGAATCTGTGCAGCAAATGGCATTAGCCAGCGGATTGCCATCAGCACCCCAAATAACTGTAAATGACAATACTAGCGAAAAGCCTTCGAAGCTCTCGAAGCTAAAGGAAAAGATAAAAGCCAAGAAACAGCTGTCTAATGAAACAAAGGTGGACATCGCAAGTGAGTCTGATGTCAGTAGTACTGTCGTGGATTCGGATGAATCGTCCGATGAATCTGACGCTGACACGGATAATATACTCACACGTGTTGGAACTGATGCAGTGGATGACGACCTGAAACATTACATAGAACAAAAGGCAACAGAGGATAACGAAGATGTAAAGCTGAAAGCCAACCTAGCATCAACAAGGAAGAAATTCCGATTAAATAGGCATGGTGTTGCTAAACTACGTGGTGTGGAAACAATCAAACAAACTGAACAGAAGCATGTGGTGTTTGAGGCAGACTCAGATGAAGAAGTTGAGGATGAGCGATATCAAGATGAGGTACCTACACTAgtagatatatcaacagAGAAGAAGGCATATATGGAACGACTGAACGCACAGTTAAAGGAGACTGCAGCACACGATCAAGAATGGGAAGCTCGGCGCAGAGCAATAAAGCGTGCCAAGAAGCTTAACAAACCACTGCCGATATAA